The segment GTTCTCACACAGAAGCTGACTCTTTTTGAAccatcttccttcttcttctcccacaaGTCTAGTTGTCTCTTTAGAATAACCCACTCTCTTTCTACATTAATGTCTGTGCAGAAGCAGAAGCAAGAGGAGTAACAACACCTGTGGTTGTAGAAGTGGTGGTGATCCGAAGGAGCGCCTCCATCAACAGCTTCAAAGTTGTTGAATGTCTTGAAGTTTAGATCCACTTTGTCTCCCAACTCAATGATCTCTTTCTCGAAGATGTCAACTATGAAATAGTTGTTTTGTCCCAACTGCACCATATCACCAACTCTTTCGTCTACTGGTCCCTGATTAGTCTCCAGTATTATAGGCTTTTGagattcatcttcttccttttccaTGGTGGAAACTGCCCAAACTTTCTCAGCACGTCTCATAAACCGATCAAGTGAATTTGACCTAACCTGGTCTGCACGTAGTAATCTAGATTTACTTgcttgatcatcatcatcatcagattcGCTACTCATCATATCAATGTCTTTCGTTATGACTTTGTATTGCTTTTCGGTGGGATTAGCAGTACCACTTATTATGATACTGCTGCTTATCTCAAATGCTAGATCCTCCTCGTCATCAGATTCGCTCCTTATTATTTCAATATCTTTCGTCATTATTTTGTATGGATTTTTTTGTTGAGATTAGCAGTACCACTTATTATGATTTTgcttatctcaaatattatgtTCTTCCTTATCGTAGTATTGTCTATAATGAAATCGTAAGCAAACGAAATTCATCTCGTATAAGATTAAAAACAATCATTCGAACAGTGAGATCTATTATAGATTTTGTAAACGATAAGATTTTGCTTACGTGTTAAACATAAAATACGAATAAGATTAtgataatttttgttattatcttttCGGTGTTTTgctatt is part of the Raphanus sativus cultivar WK10039 chromosome 5, ASM80110v3, whole genome shotgun sequence genome and harbors:
- the LOC130495070 gene encoding putative ubiquitin-conjugating enzyme E2 38, which gives rise to MTKDIEIIRSESDDEEDLAFEISSSIIISGTANPTEKQYKVITKDIDMMSSESDDDDDQASKSRLLRADQVRSNSLDRFMRRAEKVWAVSTMEKEEDESQKPIILETNQGPVDERVGDMVQLGQNNYFIVDIFEKEIIELGDKVDLNFKTFNNFEAVDGGAPSDHHHFYNHRCCYSSCFCFCTDINVEREWVILKRQLDLWEKKKEDGSKRVSFCVRTYRQRKELMRVAATVTNGGDQSHSLLFFDIKFPKRYPYQAPSFFYHTYGLPLSNLGTQKKLRPERRYNVLDVFLHVEEIVMMNTNKSYHQMVDMLKRPLMGFEDFVKGHFRKKGAFILRNMMDEMDLDNERGNKNMFLKTYIAFEDNKAYCEHLLNSDLKEELKRFKEKESSPSENHNSSSSQETSRHQNSWSKYSFL